A single genomic interval of Koleobacter methoxysyntrophicus harbors:
- a CDS encoding sodium:solute symporter family transporter — MSTIVAISVLYLVITLGIGVWAMRHTKTSADFFIAGKKLGLFVMAMASFSAAISGWVFVGGPGLAYNIGMVALWFTFPTSISFAMAWYILGKRMRLLADAAGAMTVADAIYARYESKAASGLAGLATLVGIVLYMATQVLALGTIISFIFNISITAGVIIGMGVVVFYSIAGGILAGVYTDAFQGTIMAVASIVVFVMSLVVGGGMTNISRTIATTVFTGKDAALPQFIGPWGILTAMVGMSWFFCLSIGIVGQPHIVTKFYMIKDMRKMKWGPLMAAIPGMITGLLFMGVGLVIRYLVLKGEIPPLSNPDDAISIFLLNYTHPVIAGIVFAGITSAVMSTCDSFINIAAAAAVRDLPFAFGKKFSDKQELYYGRIAVLIISIFTVLAALGLGAQGIALLGAFGWGTFAAALAPALGIGLNWKRATKEGAVASIAIGLGLNVALEILKTLKIYTLPHGIYNGTFSLVVSIIVFILISYATSAPKLNEKMEAIMNA; from the coding sequence ATGAGTACTATTGTAGCTATATCAGTATTATACCTTGTTATAACTCTGGGAATTGGAGTCTGGGCCATGAGGCATACCAAGACCTCGGCGGACTTCTTTATTGCCGGCAAAAAGCTAGGGCTTTTTGTGATGGCAATGGCCTCTTTCTCGGCTGCTATAAGCGGCTGGGTATTTGTAGGAGGACCGGGACTGGCATATAACATAGGCATGGTAGCCTTATGGTTTACCTTTCCAACTTCTATTTCCTTTGCCATGGCATGGTACATTCTTGGAAAACGTATGAGGCTTCTGGCAGATGCTGCAGGTGCTATGACTGTCGCAGATGCCATCTATGCCAGATATGAGAGCAAAGCTGCCAGCGGTCTTGCCGGCCTTGCAACATTAGTAGGAATCGTTTTATACATGGCTACCCAGGTACTGGCCTTAGGGACAATTATCTCATTTATCTTCAACATAAGCATTACCGCAGGGGTTATCATTGGAATGGGTGTAGTTGTGTTTTATTCCATTGCCGGTGGAATTCTGGCGGGGGTTTATACCGATGCCTTTCAGGGGACAATAATGGCAGTCGCATCAATAGTTGTATTTGTCATGTCCCTGGTAGTAGGAGGGGGTATGACCAACATTAGCCGTACTATTGCTACTACCGTTTTTACAGGTAAGGATGCTGCCCTCCCTCAGTTTATAGGGCCGTGGGGAATTTTAACGGCCATGGTAGGTATGAGCTGGTTTTTCTGCCTGTCTATCGGCATTGTTGGGCAGCCCCATATTGTTACTAAGTTTTATATGATTAAGGATATGAGGAAAATGAAGTGGGGCCCCCTTATGGCTGCAATACCGGGAATGATAACGGGGCTCCTATTTATGGGGGTGGGCCTTGTTATAAGGTATCTGGTCCTTAAAGGAGAAATTCCGCCCCTTTCAAATCCAGATGATGCTATATCAATATTTTTGCTGAATTATACCCATCCTGTAATTGCTGGAATAGTATTTGCAGGAATTACATCGGCAGTAATGTCAACCTGTGACTCATTTATAAATATCGCTGCTGCGGCTGCAGTAAGGGATCTGCCTTTTGCATTCGGGAAGAAATTCTCCGATAAGCAGGAACTGTATTACGGCCGGATTGCCGTTTTGATAATCTCCATATTCACCGTGTTAGCAGCACTGGGGTTGGGCGCACAAGGGATTGCACTTCTTGGGGCCTTCGGTTGGGGAACCTTTGCAGCTGCTTTGGCTCCTGCATTAGGTATTGGCTTGAACTGGAAGAGGGCAACAAAAGAAGGAGCGGTGGCATCTATCGCCATAGGATTAGGTTTAAATGTTGCCCTTGAAATCCTAAAGACCCTTAAAATCTATACACTACCCCATGGAATTTATAACGGGACATTTTCGTTGGTAGTATCAATAATAGTTTTCATATTGATTTCCTATGCGACAAGTGCACCCAAGTTGAATGAAAAAATGGAAGCTATAATGAACGCATAA
- a CDS encoding ABC transporter permease, translated as MMRQKNIFYSLWIRFCFSAQMAWHGILANPLRSGLTILGVAIGVASVVSLMGIGEGARQAVVEQFKSLGSNVIVIKAHDASVEFKPEDAEELVERVQGLDMATPVINTEAVMRWRRSRGNVNILGVNNQYPEIRDHPLLAGHFFTNWHVLQRSPVAVLGYNIASGLMAGRSPVGQTITLNGRTYRVIGVLSAKGRGNAENIDDMVVIPYTSAMQIAEKKTVVEIWGKAPSPDEADLAVVQLGRIFKRRLGLDQSAPTPVPGGGEGGSPESGAPYKPVEPTKEMKSSKPAIPGSGKDLITITSLNQLVEEADKANRVMTLLLGGIAAVSLLVGGLGIMNIMLVAVTERTEEIGIRRALGAKQGDLLTQFLLEALYLSAIGAIAGTAGGLWGLNLFGRYGFETAVSLQAIKIATIVALTSGLLFGIYPAISASSVMPVKALRRQ; from the coding sequence ATGATGAGACAAAAAAATATCTTTTACTCCTTATGGATCAGATTTTGCTTCAGCGCACAGATGGCATGGCACGGGATACTGGCCAACCCCCTTCGATCGGGTCTTACGATACTCGGCGTCGCTATAGGTGTTGCTTCTGTCGTCAGCCTTATGGGTATCGGTGAAGGGGCCCGTCAGGCCGTTGTAGAACAGTTTAAGAGCCTGGGTTCGAACGTGATCGTCATAAAGGCACACGACGCCTCGGTCGAATTCAAACCCGAAGACGCAGAAGAACTGGTAGAAAGGGTCCAGGGTTTAGATATGGCTACCCCAGTTATCAATACTGAAGCCGTTATGAGGTGGCGGCGGTCGAGAGGGAATGTAAATATTCTGGGTGTAAATAACCAATATCCTGAAATCAGAGACCACCCCTTACTGGCTGGGCATTTTTTCACAAACTGGCATGTCCTGCAGCGTTCCCCTGTCGCCGTTCTGGGTTATAATATAGCTTCGGGTCTAATGGCAGGACGAAGCCCTGTGGGCCAGACCATTACCCTGAACGGCAGAACCTACAGGGTTATCGGTGTCCTGTCTGCCAAAGGCCGCGGAAATGCCGAGAATATCGATGACATGGTTGTTATTCCTTATACTTCGGCAATGCAGATAGCCGAGAAAAAAACCGTCGTGGAAATCTGGGGTAAAGCTCCATCACCTGATGAAGCTGACCTGGCTGTAGTACAGCTGGGCCGAATATTTAAACGCAGGCTGGGACTGGACCAAAGTGCTCCAACTCCGGTCCCCGGCGGCGGTGAAGGCGGAAGCCCTGAATCAGGAGCACCTTACAAACCAGTCGAACCCACCAAAGAAATGAAAAGCTCAAAACCTGCTATTCCCGGAAGCGGAAAAGACCTTATAACCATAACAAGCCTGAATCAACTGGTTGAAGAAGCGGATAAGGCAAACAGGGTAATGACCTTACTTCTAGGGGGTATAGCAGCCGTTTCCCTTCTGGTCGGAGGCCTGGGAATAATGAACATCATGCTGGTGGCAGTAACGGAGCGGACTGAAGAAATAGGTATTAGGAGGGCTCTGGGTGCAAAACAGGGCGACCTGCTGACACAGTTCCTGCTGGAGGCCTTATACCTGAGCGCTATCGGTGCCATTGCCGGGACGGCAGGAGGCCTTTGGGGCCTGAACCTTTTCGGCCGCTACGGTTTCGAAACGGCTGTAAGCCTCCAGGCAATAAAGATTGCAACTATTGTTGCCCTTACCTCAGGGCTTTTGTTCGGAATATACCCGGCCATCTCGGCATCTTCAGTAATGCCCGTCAAGGCCCTCAGGCGCCAGTGA
- a CDS encoding ABC transporter ATP-binding protein, whose product MSLLKLSNIRHTYKNGKIEVNVLKGIDLSIEEGEFVSIMGPSGSGKSTLLNIIGCLDKPTSGTYEIAGKRVEKLSDGQLADLRNQFIGFVFQSFHLLHDLDALANVELPLIYRGIGARERHRRAVAALESVGLGERLHHRPSQLSGGEQQRVAIARAIVGEPAVILADEPTGALDTNTGKNIMAIFQRLNKEQGITIVQVTHEVDIAHYGRRIFHLRDGEIERHEVLDHKSQEVYT is encoded by the coding sequence TTGTCGCTATTAAAATTAAGCAACATAAGGCATACATACAAAAACGGCAAAATCGAAGTTAACGTTTTAAAAGGTATAGACCTGAGCATTGAAGAAGGGGAATTTGTTTCTATTATGGGCCCATCCGGGTCCGGTAAATCTACCCTCCTTAATATCATAGGCTGTCTTGATAAACCCACATCAGGCACATATGAGATTGCAGGCAAACGGGTAGAGAAACTCAGTGACGGACAGCTCGCAGACCTGCGGAATCAGTTCATCGGTTTTGTATTTCAGAGTTTCCATCTGCTTCATGATTTGGATGCCCTGGCCAATGTGGAGCTGCCGTTAATATACCGGGGCATAGGTGCCCGGGAACGTCACAGGCGGGCTGTAGCCGCCCTTGAATCGGTAGGCCTCGGCGAAAGGCTTCATCACAGGCCTTCGCAGCTTTCCGGAGGTGAACAGCAGCGGGTCGCCATAGCAAGGGCAATAGTAGGGGAACCCGCAGTTATCCTGGCGGATGAACCGACCGGTGCCCTTGATACAAATACCGGAAAGAACATAATGGCAATATTTCAGCGTTTAAACAAAGAACAGGGTATAACTATAGTCCAGGTAACCCATGAAGTAGATATTGCACATTACGGCCGCAGAATTTTTCACCTGAGAGACGGTGAAATTGAACGACATGAAGTCTTGGACCATAAATCCCAGGAGGTGTATACATAA
- a CDS encoding 3-oxoacyl-ACP synthase — MAGDAHVGIVGTGIYIPEKRMTAKEIAEATQGLWTEEAIKEKLGFDQKPIPGPDDGTQEMGVKAAKECLTRTGVRPEEIDLVLCIGEEWKEYPLTTSGIYIQEQIGAYNAWAIDVQQRCCTCVAAMKIAKDMMIADEEINTVLIAGGYRNGDFVDYTDKSMSMMYNLGAGGGALIMKKNYGRNLLYGTHIVTDGSMARDAGVLYGGTVNPITRENVDYAYKSLKIFNEKHMKDRLNQVSMKNWFYCIDKAFEKSGIPKKQLGYLAVLHFKYSMHKYMLEQLGLSEEQTIYLRDYGHIGQIDQILSLHLALQQGKIKDGTVISMIAAGIGYAWAANVIKWGPAQ, encoded by the coding sequence TTGGCCGGTGATGCGCATGTGGGAATCGTTGGTACCGGAATATATATACCTGAGAAGAGAATGACAGCAAAGGAAATTGCAGAAGCAACACAGGGCCTCTGGACGGAAGAAGCCATTAAAGAGAAGCTGGGTTTTGACCAGAAACCTATACCGGGTCCCGATGACGGGACCCAGGAAATGGGTGTTAAGGCTGCAAAGGAGTGTCTAACAAGAACTGGAGTGAGGCCGGAGGAGATAGATTTAGTGCTGTGTATAGGGGAGGAGTGGAAGGAGTATCCTTTAACCACATCGGGGATATATATCCAGGAACAAATAGGAGCTTACAATGCATGGGCTATCGATGTCCAGCAGAGGTGCTGTACCTGTGTTGCTGCAATGAAAATCGCCAAGGATATGATGATAGCCGACGAGGAAATAAATACAGTGCTGATAGCAGGAGGATATAGGAACGGTGATTTTGTTGATTATACTGATAAATCGATGTCTATGATGTATAATCTAGGGGCCGGTGGCGGTGCATTGATTATGAAGAAGAATTACGGAAGGAACCTTTTGTATGGAACACATATTGTAACTGATGGGTCCATGGCAAGGGATGCGGGAGTACTGTATGGGGGAACCGTTAATCCGATAACCAGGGAAAATGTGGACTATGCGTATAAATCCCTTAAAATCTTTAATGAAAAACATATGAAAGATAGGCTTAACCAGGTTTCTATGAAAAACTGGTTTTACTGCATTGATAAAGCCTTTGAAAAATCAGGGATACCTAAAAAACAGCTGGGTTATCTGGCAGTTCTCCATTTTAAATACTCTATGCACAAGTATATGTTAGAACAATTGGGCCTCAGCGAGGAACAAACCATTTACCTGAGGGATTACGGTCACATAGGGCAGATAGATCAGATACTGTCACTGCACCTGGCTCTACAGCAGGGCAAAATTAAGGATGGAACCGTTATAAGCATGATTGCAGCCGGTATCGGGTACGCATGGGCTGCCAATGTGATTAAATGGGGTCCTGCACAATAG
- a CDS encoding esterase/lipase family protein yields the protein MKRVKKWWFISLVAATLLAVTAGNPFIPLNSTKAESGSPTLIATATDPFPWEKVELWASSKSEMINGQEPIVKFSLPRNNKVRNWFPGDIYVEDGQSSSYEDYNFGSYGHLASNKYFLLGYGPGWQNATKPYPVLLVHGARDDMNRAWAHPWDHQTPSTIENPGLMQYLSERGYAVFAISFAHTHGNNLIQAQLLADAIEVIKSKTGASKVDIVAHSKGNLAAISYMSSLNQEWTDTTWMTDYRGDVRKYIAVASPFKGIDTMFRYYTANLTVIEDNLNSPVAFWEAYIYYAYRYYKRWDMSHTYKDNFFQGQTQLLHNWVEDPEHPIDFNAESWTAGDLNETMYKLYYGGQSLYITSEGIDNVIANPNGNTGTSNFIAKMNGKGLDPGVDLYVLYGTNQVWDYTWWGYPIGEKADASDGLLFVASATYVTGVTKRGAKLKDIKSFDYNHLDIARLEPAMAYIESKLAE from the coding sequence ATGAAAAGGGTAAAGAAGTGGTGGTTTATTAGTTTGGTAGCTGCTACTCTCTTGGCAGTGACGGCAGGGAACCCTTTCATCCCGTTGAACTCAACCAAAGCTGAATCTGGGTCACCGACCCTTATTGCTACGGCAACCGACCCTTTCCCGTGGGAAAAAGTAGAACTCTGGGCAAGTAGCAAGAGCGAAATGATCAATGGTCAAGAACCTATCGTAAAGTTCAGCTTGCCCAGGAATAACAAGGTAAGAAACTGGTTCCCGGGGGATATATATGTTGAAGATGGGCAGAGTTCAAGCTATGAAGATTATAATTTTGGCAGTTATGGTCATCTAGCAAGCAACAAGTATTTTCTTCTGGGATATGGACCGGGATGGCAAAATGCTACAAAACCTTATCCTGTATTGCTGGTTCACGGGGCAAGGGACGACATGAACCGGGCGTGGGCCCATCCGTGGGATCATCAAACACCTTCCACTATAGAAAATCCGGGGTTAATGCAGTATTTATCCGAACGGGGATATGCCGTGTTTGCCATTTCCTTTGCCCACACCCATGGGAATAACCTGATTCAAGCCCAGCTGCTGGCTGACGCTATTGAAGTTATTAAATCAAAGACCGGGGCAAGTAAGGTAGATATTGTAGCCCACAGCAAAGGAAATCTTGCAGCCATTTCCTATATGAGTTCTCTGAACCAGGAATGGACCGATACTACCTGGATGACTGACTACAGGGGTGATGTCAGGAAATATATAGCCGTAGCGTCGCCTTTCAAAGGTATAGATACCATGTTCAGGTACTATACGGCAAATCTGACTGTGATTGAGGATAACTTGAACAGTCCTGTTGCTTTCTGGGAAGCTTATATATATTATGCGTACCGGTATTACAAGCGCTGGGATATGAGTCATACGTATAAAGATAACTTCTTTCAGGGCCAAACACAACTATTGCATAACTGGGTGGAAGACCCGGAGCACCCTATAGATTTCAATGCCGAAAGCTGGACCGCAGGGGATTTGAATGAAACTATGTATAAACTCTATTACGGAGGCCAGAGCCTTTACATTACATCAGAAGGTATAGACAATGTAATTGCGAATCCAAATGGAAATACTGGAACAAGTAATTTCATAGCCAAAATGAACGGAAAGGGCTTAGACCCCGGCGTGGATCTGTATGTTTTATATGGGACAAATCAGGTTTGGGATTATACATGGTGGGGTTATCCCATAGGTGAAAAAGCTGATGCCAGCGATGGCCTCCTCTTTGTGGCAAGTGCTACTTATGTAACGGGGGTAACCAAACGGGGAGCCAAACTGAAAGATATTAAATCATTTGACTATAATCACCTTGACATAGCAAGGTTGGAGCCTGCTATGGCTTATATTGAATCCAAGTTAGCTGAATAA
- a CDS encoding sigma-54 interaction domain-containing protein — protein sequence MQEALEDNRGENLLFNNYFISMMERIFDPIPICIIVVDKDTRVKMINKAFADYLGFPKHRIIGEKVLDIDKNSRWPYVFQKKQAEIAWKHTFENGHTAIVHRIPVLDEHGDILYGFGMVLFEDVEQFREIVEKNRLLETTLDYYRKELQRIKGAKYSFNCIIGNSTKMKEAKGLAQKAAATDSNVLLLGESGTGKELFAHAIHNAGGRRFYPFIKVNCAAIPSELLESELFGYEEGAFTGAKKGGKAGKFLLANKGTIFLDEIGDMPEKMQAKLLRVLQEKEIEPVGSTETKNIDVRLITATNKNLEELVEKGQFREDLYYRLNVLTIKIPPLRERTEDIDHLCEVLIKKISERVGKYVTKISKNALDIIKSYKWPGNVRQLENVLERAIILSNSCMIDCDDLPDYIKLKDKRTYNGPIKPMKDIIEEVEKEAIIKALEYTKGNKFTASKLLGISRSSLYEKMNRYGISIQKHLVSPS from the coding sequence GTGCAGGAAGCATTAGAGGATAACCGGGGTGAAAACCTTCTCTTTAATAATTATTTTATTTCAATGATGGAAAGAATTTTTGATCCGATTCCCATCTGCATAATTGTTGTAGATAAAGATACGAGGGTTAAAATGATAAACAAAGCCTTTGCTGATTATCTCGGTTTTCCAAAGCACCGGATAATAGGTGAAAAGGTCCTGGACATAGATAAAAACAGCAGATGGCCCTATGTATTTCAGAAGAAACAGGCAGAAATAGCCTGGAAGCATACCTTTGAAAACGGGCATACGGCTATCGTCCACAGGATACCAGTCCTTGACGAACACGGGGATATCCTTTACGGTTTCGGGATGGTTTTATTCGAAGATGTAGAGCAGTTTAGAGAAATCGTTGAAAAAAACAGGCTCCTTGAAACCACTTTAGACTATTATAGAAAGGAATTGCAGAGGATAAAGGGAGCCAAATATTCCTTTAACTGTATCATTGGTAACTCGACAAAGATGAAAGAGGCGAAGGGACTGGCCCAGAAAGCCGCGGCAACCGATTCAAATGTCCTTCTACTGGGGGAAAGCGGGACGGGAAAGGAACTATTTGCCCACGCTATACACAATGCGGGAGGAAGGCGTTTCTACCCTTTCATTAAGGTTAACTGTGCGGCCATACCCTCCGAACTTCTTGAATCAGAACTATTCGGTTATGAGGAAGGTGCCTTTACCGGAGCCAAAAAAGGGGGGAAGGCCGGCAAATTTCTGCTTGCCAATAAGGGAACAATATTCCTTGATGAGATTGGTGATATGCCTGAAAAAATGCAGGCTAAGCTCCTTAGAGTACTCCAGGAAAAAGAGATTGAACCTGTAGGTTCAACAGAGACGAAAAATATAGATGTAAGGTTGATTACAGCTACTAATAAGAACCTGGAGGAATTGGTTGAAAAGGGTCAGTTCAGGGAAGATTTATATTACAGACTGAATGTCTTAACTATAAAAATACCCCCTTTAAGGGAGAGGACAGAAGATATAGATCACCTGTGTGAAGTTCTAATAAAGAAAATAAGTGAACGGGTTGGTAAATATGTAACTAAAATATCAAAAAATGCTCTAGATATTATTAAAAGTTACAAATGGCCCGGCAATGTCAGACAGCTGGAAAATGTATTAGAAAGGGCCATAATTCTGTCTAACAGCTGTATGATAGATTGTGATGACCTCCCCGATTATATAAAATTAAAGGATAAGAGGACATATAACGGCCCTATAAAACCGATGAAGGATATAATAGAGGAGGTGGAAAAAGAGGCAATAATAAAAGCCCTGGAATATACAAAAGGAAATAAATTTACAGCTTCAAAACTTTTGGGAATAAGCAGATCCAGTTTATATGAAAAAATGAACAGGTACGGGATAAGTATTCAAAAACATCTAGTTTCACCTTCATAA
- a CDS encoding efflux RND transporter periplasmic adaptor subunit: MPQRFFMIILILLIVFGGGYYAYQQLIPPVEQNTGGPIYSTQPVIRGNISVGVDVTGTLDPSSGGGIRIPGSREYSSSSVEYIIDEYLVEEGDEVKKGQVVAKLRAPNLKIQIENLEEKLQKDKEFLSELTDVPVDQVNKINPAQGITLRAPIDGRVVGLDVSEGGEMKNGQIVARVVDDSRFKVTAKLFPNEFKLIKDREQKKMLLDFSQFEGYIEAEIVDINPNPVLDVKRDSDGEIKTSYVYWIELEAENPGLAYPGMALRVGIPGIEGNEKNVLWCWNQTTVDSFIKEERIISKADGLATRVYVHEMELVKKGDPIVSLSGSDVQELIQEKLDEIQEQEMELRQLYAKYGELEVLAPMDGVVAGFHRQVDETVRPGDWIGHIYNTSNMVMWVQVDDIDVLYVKQDAPVRVTVDAVPGEVFEGKVTRVSTMGEDVNGIPRFGVNIEVKGGPQLRPGMQAQAFIDAGSAENVLLIPVEAIFEEDGKPKVEVLNPDGTLKVVTVELGLMNDRFAEVKSGLKEGELVVTGSSADLLPSQHIKSQDTLLPSKPGDEDQNGSEQNSRNEPVSN, translated from the coding sequence ATGCCACAGCGCTTTTTTATGATAATCCTAATCCTCTTAATAGTCTTCGGAGGCGGGTATTACGCATATCAGCAGTTGATACCGCCTGTGGAGCAGAATACCGGCGGGCCTATCTATTCAACCCAACCCGTGATAAGGGGAAATATATCGGTAGGCGTTGATGTGACCGGAACTCTGGATCCGTCGTCAGGAGGCGGAATCAGGATTCCCGGGTCCAGGGAATATTCCTCTTCGTCGGTAGAGTATATAATAGATGAGTACCTGGTCGAAGAAGGAGATGAAGTTAAAAAGGGGCAGGTTGTAGCAAAGCTCAGGGCCCCGAATTTAAAGATACAGATCGAGAATTTAGAAGAAAAGCTTCAGAAGGACAAGGAATTCCTGTCAGAATTAACGGATGTACCTGTAGACCAGGTGAACAAAATCAACCCCGCCCAGGGAATAACCCTCCGGGCACCTATTGACGGCAGGGTTGTAGGGCTGGATGTTTCCGAAGGGGGCGAGATGAAAAACGGCCAGATCGTAGCCCGTGTTGTTGACGATTCCCGTTTTAAAGTTACGGCAAAGCTCTTCCCGAATGAATTTAAATTGATTAAAGACAGGGAACAGAAAAAAATGCTGCTGGATTTCTCCCAGTTTGAAGGTTATATTGAAGCCGAAATTGTGGATATTAACCCGAACCCCGTTCTGGATGTAAAACGGGATTCAGACGGTGAGATTAAAACAAGCTATGTATACTGGATAGAACTCGAAGCTGAAAACCCCGGCCTTGCATATCCTGGGATGGCCCTGCGTGTCGGAATACCCGGTATAGAAGGCAATGAAAAGAACGTTCTGTGGTGCTGGAATCAGACAACCGTGGATAGTTTTATAAAAGAGGAACGGATAATTAGCAAGGCAGACGGTCTTGCTACCCGGGTTTATGTCCACGAAATGGAACTGGTCAAAAAGGGAGATCCTATTGTTTCCCTATCCGGTTCGGATGTGCAGGAGTTGATCCAGGAAAAGCTCGACGAAATACAGGAGCAGGAAATGGAACTGCGCCAACTCTATGCCAAATACGGTGAACTGGAAGTCCTTGCACCGATGGACGGTGTTGTTGCAGGGTTTCACAGACAGGTAGATGAAACGGTAAGGCCCGGTGACTGGATAGGCCATATATACAATACATCAAATATGGTTATGTGGGTTCAAGTCGATGACATAGATGTGCTGTATGTAAAACAGGATGCACCCGTTAGGGTAACCGTCGATGCCGTACCCGGCGAAGTCTTTGAAGGCAAGGTAACAAGGGTTTCTACCATGGGTGAAGATGTAAACGGTATCCCCCGTTTTGGAGTAAACATAGAGGTGAAGGGAGGGCCCCAGCTAAGACCCGGTATGCAGGCCCAGGCATTTATAGATGCCGGAAGTGCTGAAAATGTGCTGCTCATACCTGTTGAAGCCATATTTGAAGAGGATGGAAAACCTAAGGTTGAAGTCCTGAACCCGGACGGAACCTTAAAGGTAGTAACCGTTGAACTGGGTCTTATGAACGACCGCTTCGCTGAAGTAAAGAGCGGATTAAAAGAAGGAGAGCTCGTAGTTACCGGGAGCAGTGCTGATCTTCTTCCCAGCCAGCACATCAAATCCCAAGATACCCTCCTCCCCTCTAAACCCGGAGACGAAGACCAGAACGGTTCAGAACAGAACAGCAGAAATGAACCCGTTTCAAATTAG
- a CDS encoding acetyl-CoA hydrolase/transferase family protein — MDFEKIYGDKLISVEEALNKINSGDEIVSALAGAEPSSILEKLHTIAPRVKDITVVTCLPMGDYEYFINPAYKENFKMEGWFYSTGMRKVHKYGHISYIPNHLHLAAAKRLSYRKPDVFIGTAAPMDRNGYLSLSLSVTYEREMIDNAGITIIEVNKNMPRTFGDTIVHITDIDYVVESSNPVPELPYLEPTDKDRQIGKHITDLIDDGSTIQLGIGRIPNAVTVELMHKRDLGVHTEMLTDGMVDLFYAGVITGRKKTLMPGKMVATFALGSRKLYDFIDNNPAVALMKGSWTNNPYVIGKNYKMVSINTTLEVDLTGQCCSESIGHRQFSGTGGQADTAKGAQYSEGGKSIIALYSTAEVKSEDGNGKKTISKIVTTLTPGAAVSLSRNDVDYVVTEYGVAELKGTPIRERVKRLIKIAHPEFREKLEWEARKLMIW, encoded by the coding sequence TTGGATTTTGAAAAAATATACGGGGATAAATTAATATCTGTGGAAGAGGCTTTGAACAAAATAAATTCAGGGGATGAAATAGTTTCCGCCCTTGCCGGTGCAGAGCCATCGTCTATACTGGAAAAACTCCATACTATTGCTCCAAGGGTAAAGGATATTACTGTTGTAACATGCCTTCCTATGGGGGACTACGAATATTTTATAAATCCCGCTTATAAAGAAAACTTCAAAATGGAAGGATGGTTTTACAGCACAGGGATGAGAAAGGTCCACAAATACGGCCACATATCATATATACCCAACCATCTTCATTTGGCAGCAGCAAAAAGGCTTTCATACAGAAAACCGGACGTTTTCATAGGGACGGCGGCACCTATGGACAGAAACGGCTACCTTTCATTATCTTTGAGTGTTACTTATGAAAGGGAAATGATAGATAATGCAGGAATTACAATAATAGAAGTGAATAAAAATATGCCCAGGACCTTTGGCGATACCATCGTACATATAACGGATATTGATTATGTAGTCGAAAGCAGTAATCCCGTTCCAGAGCTCCCCTATCTGGAGCCGACGGATAAAGACAGACAGATAGGGAAGCATATTACAGATTTAATTGACGATGGTTCAACCATTCAGCTGGGAATCGGAAGGATACCCAATGCTGTTACCGTAGAGCTCATGCATAAAAGGGATCTAGGGGTTCACACTGAAATGCTCACCGACGGCATGGTAGACCTTTTTTATGCGGGAGTTATTACGGGGAGGAAGAAGACGCTGATGCCCGGAAAAATGGTGGCTACTTTTGCTCTAGGAAGCCGAAAACTCTACGATTTTATCGATAATAACCCTGCCGTTGCCTTAATGAAGGGGAGTTGGACCAATAACCCGTATGTAATAGGAAAGAATTACAAAATGGTTTCAATAAACACAACCCTTGAAGTGGATTTGACGGGCCAATGCTGTTCAGAATCTATAGGGCACAGGCAATTCAGCGGTACGGGCGGCCAGGCGGATACAGCCAAAGGAGCCCAGTACTCGGAAGGCGGAAAATCGATAATAGCCCTCTATTCAACAGCAGAAGTAAAGAGCGAAGATGGAAACGGCAAAAAGACCATATCTAAAATAGTAACTACCCTTACCCCCGGTGCAGCTGTCTCGCTGTCAAGAAACGATGTAGATTATGTGGTTACAGAGTACGGAGTTGCGGAACTCAAGGGGACCCCTATCAGAGAAAGGGTGAAAAGGCTTATTAAAATAGCTCATCCTGAATTTAGGGAAAAACTAGAATGGGAAGCCAGGAAATTGATGATCTGGTAA